A genomic region of Candidatus Hydrogenedentota bacterium contains the following coding sequences:
- a CDS encoding sugar transferase, with product MGFFSRRHEFLNASLRIALDLSCLAGVYLLAAVLVLPEGGSLVAYARSGLPYLVAFSTIWILVATDQRLFLSRRSEAMVALLFSVAKAFFTAFLFTVFVIALYMRNDDGSSDLDRTFLFVFGLLALCTLLLFRLLLGLSLWNLRRRGFNSRRILIIGSNARTQKLVDILHANEQYGYHVEGFLEVDPDRRPLLEERGVTYLGPLDELDKILVNRVIDAVYIALPVRSYYEKIQSAAHLCEGVGVPVRFMADLFPLRLATSEMNHVGDIPLLSLSTEPGARPQFALHRAVDMGVSALLLVVLSPVFLLAAALVKLDSPGPVFTTRPRRTPGGSIDLWVFRTTSASTPEGGEPALTRTGQVFRRYGIDELPELINVFRGEISLSGPIAGDGRASKVDSPV from the coding sequence TTGGGTTTCTTTTCCAGGCGCCATGAGTTCCTCAATGCGAGTCTCCGGATTGCGCTGGACCTCTCCTGTCTCGCCGGGGTCTACCTTCTGGCGGCCGTGCTGGTCCTGCCCGAGGGGGGATCGCTCGTAGCCTACGCGCGATCGGGCCTTCCGTACCTCGTGGCCTTCTCGACGATCTGGATCCTGGTTGCGACCGATCAGCGCCTCTTTCTCTCCCGGCGGAGCGAAGCCATGGTGGCGCTGCTCTTTTCCGTGGCGAAGGCTTTCTTCACCGCGTTCCTTTTCACGGTGTTCGTGATCGCGCTGTACATGCGCAATGACGACGGAAGCTCCGATCTGGACCGCACCTTTCTCTTTGTTTTCGGGCTTCTGGCGCTGTGCACCTTGCTCTTGTTCCGGCTGCTTCTCGGGTTGAGCCTGTGGAACCTGCGCCGCCGCGGCTTCAATTCGCGACGGATTCTGATCATCGGCAGCAACGCGCGCACGCAGAAGCTCGTGGACATTCTGCACGCAAACGAGCAGTACGGCTACCACGTCGAGGGCTTCCTGGAAGTGGACCCGGATCGCCGCCCGCTGCTGGAGGAGCGCGGGGTGACCTATCTGGGCCCCCTGGACGAGCTGGACAAGATCCTGGTTAACCGCGTCATTGACGCGGTCTATATCGCGCTGCCGGTGCGCTCCTATTACGAGAAGATCCAGAGCGCGGCCCACCTCTGCGAGGGCGTCGGCGTGCCCGTGCGCTTCATGGCGGACCTGTTCCCCCTTCGCCTCGCCACCAGTGAGATGAACCATGTGGGGGACATCCCGCTGCTGTCGCTTTCCACGGAGCCCGGCGCGCGACCGCAATTCGCCTTGCACCGCGCCGTGGATATGGGGGTTTCCGCGCTGTTGCTGGTGGTGTTGTCGCCCGTGTTTCTGCTCGCGGCCGCCCTCGTGAAACTCGACTCGCCGGGGCCGGTCTTTACCACCCGGCCCCGAAGGACGCCGGGCGGGTCCATCGACCTGTGGGTGTTCCGCACCACGTCCGCCTCCACCCCGGAAGGCGGCGAGCCGGCGCTGACGCGCACCGGGCAAGTTTTCCGGCGGTACGGGATCGACGAATTGCCCGAGCTGATCAACGTGTTTCGGGGGGAGATCAGCCTGTCCGGCCCGATAGCCGGCGATGGCCGCGCAAGCAAGGTGGATAGCCCCGTTTAG
- a CDS encoding sugar transferase has protein sequence MSSSPRKRAVPPGVLIFLDTCCIVGAFATAINQYVPMTEPIWPSVRENLPYLAVMLLVWYSAAFERGLWSVRNRQDVVHYLSAVTKAVGDACVICVFVMVLFTRGALNQVFLVVFCLSTLAFLLMFRFGLRLIIHKLRDFGYNQQRAAIVGANVRTRRLIEVLRSQQGLGYTLVGVLDDDPGRASAIEGTGVPYAGKIEQLEGMVERGEVEEVYISLPVRSCYEEIQGIAHLCEGASAPVHMVADLFPMRVATSRLMHLEDIPLLNLSTIPEAHGKVFMKRAIDFIGSSILIFILCVPVPLIPILALLIKLDSKGPVFFLQERVGQNQRRFKMIKFRSMVTNAEELKAKLLEQNEMDGPVFKIKNDPRITRLGRFIRKYSLDEFPQLFNVWRGEMSLVGPRPPIPSEVEEYSWSQRRRLSVRPGMTGLWQVSGRNDVTFEEWVEMDLEYIDSWSIWLDFVILMKTFRAVVAGRGAS, from the coding sequence ATGTCTTCCAGCCCGCGAAAACGCGCAGTCCCGCCCGGCGTGCTTATCTTTCTGGACACCTGCTGCATTGTGGGCGCTTTTGCGACGGCGATAAACCAGTATGTTCCAATGACCGAGCCCATCTGGCCGTCGGTGCGCGAAAACCTGCCCTACCTGGCCGTCATGTTGCTCGTCTGGTACAGCGCGGCGTTCGAGCGCGGGTTGTGGAGCGTGCGCAACCGCCAGGATGTCGTTCACTATCTGAGCGCCGTGACGAAGGCCGTCGGCGACGCGTGCGTGATCTGCGTCTTCGTCATGGTGCTGTTCACGCGCGGCGCGCTCAACCAGGTTTTCCTGGTGGTGTTTTGCCTTTCCACGCTGGCGTTTCTGCTCATGTTTCGCTTCGGCCTGCGCCTGATTATCCACAAGCTCCGCGACTTCGGGTATAACCAGCAGCGCGCCGCGATTGTGGGCGCGAACGTGCGCACGCGACGCCTCATCGAGGTGCTGCGGAGCCAGCAGGGTCTCGGGTATACGCTTGTGGGCGTGCTCGACGACGACCCCGGGCGCGCGAGCGCCATCGAAGGGACCGGCGTCCCCTATGCGGGGAAAATTGAGCAACTCGAGGGCATGGTCGAGCGCGGGGAGGTCGAGGAAGTATACATATCCCTTCCGGTCCGGTCGTGCTACGAGGAGATCCAGGGGATCGCGCACCTGTGTGAAGGCGCCTCGGCGCCGGTGCACATGGTGGCGGACCTGTTTCCGATGCGGGTGGCGACCAGCCGGCTGATGCACCTGGAAGACATTCCGCTGCTGAACCTTTCGACGATCCCGGAAGCGCACGGCAAGGTGTTCATGAAGCGGGCCATTGATTTCATCGGCTCGTCCATTCTGATATTCATCCTGTGCGTACCGGTTCCCCTGATTCCTATCCTGGCGCTGCTCATCAAGCTTGACTCCAAGGGGCCCGTGTTCTTCCTGCAGGAACGCGTCGGCCAGAATCAGCGCCGCTTCAAGATGATCAAATTCCGGTCCATGGTGACGAACGCCGAGGAATTGAAGGCGAAGCTTCTCGAGCAGAACGAAATGGACGGTCCGGTCTTCAAGATTAAGAATGACCCGCGGATCACGCGTCTGGGGCGCTTCATACGAAAGTACAGCCTGGACGAATTCCCGCAGCTCTTCAATGTCTGGCGCGGGGAGATGAGTCTGGTCGGCCCGCGCCCGCCGATTCCCTCGGAGGTGGAGGAATACTCCTGGAGCCAGCGGCGGCGGTTGAGCGTTCGCCCGGGGATGACCGGCCTCTGGCAGGTGAGCGGGCGAAATGACGTTACCTTCGAAGAGTGGGTTGAGATGGATTTGGAATACATCGATTCGTGGTCCATCTGGCTGGATTTTGTTATATTGATGAAAACCTTCCGGGCGGTTGTCGCCGGGCGGGGCGCGTCCTAA